Proteins encoded in a region of the Rhizobium sp. CC-YZS058 genome:
- a CDS encoding cupin domain-containing protein: MNITRAGSAPSSAGLPDYFTGAVRLDSPFKAEAPARVSGATVTFEPGARTAWHTHPLGQTIIVTAGCGRAQREGGPVIEIRPGDIVWFPPGERHWHGAAPTTAMTHIAIAEAENGSVVDWLEQVSDEAYHAAVAG, translated from the coding sequence ATGAACATCACGCGTGCCGGTTCCGCACCATCGTCCGCCGGGTTGCCGGACTATTTCACCGGCGCCGTCCGGCTCGATTCCCCCTTCAAGGCCGAGGCGCCGGCCCGTGTTTCCGGCGCCACGGTCACCTTCGAGCCCGGCGCCCGAACGGCCTGGCATACGCATCCGCTCGGCCAGACCATCATCGTGACGGCCGGCTGCGGACGAGCGCAGCGGGAGGGCGGGCCTGTCATCGAAATCCGCCCGGGCGATATCGTCTGGTTTCCGCCGGGCGAGCGCCATTGGCACGGCGCAGCGCCGACCACCGCCATGACCCATATCGCAATCGCCGAAGCGGAAAACGGGTCCGTGGTCGACTGGCTGGAGCAGGTCAGCGACGAGGCGTATCACGCAGCCGTCGCCGGCTAA
- a CDS encoding YMGG-like glycine zipper-containing protein, protein MKKALLAVALILPLAACSETERGAAIGAGSGAIIGGVATGNVRGAAVGAAVGGVAGALIGRANEPGRCYYRDRYGRRYIAAC, encoded by the coding sequence ATGAAAAAAGCTCTTCTCGCCGTCGCCCTGATCCTGCCGCTCGCAGCCTGCTCTGAGACCGAGCGTGGCGCTGCCATCGGTGCCGGCTCCGGCGCCATCATCGGCGGCGTGGCCACCGGCAATGTCCGTGGCGCTGCTGTCGGCGCTGCAGTCGGCGGTGTCGCCGGCGCCCTCATCGGCCGCGCCAACGAGCCGGGCCGTTGCTACTACCGCGACCGTTACGGCCGCCGCTACATCGCCGCCTGCTGA
- a CDS encoding DUF3309 family protein translates to MLGTILLIILILLLIGALPNWGHSRNWGYGPSGGLGLVVIILLVLVLMGRI, encoded by the coding sequence ATGCTCGGCACAATCCTCCTGATTATCCTTATCCTCCTCCTGATCGGCGCCCTGCCGAACTGGGGGCATAGTCGCAACTGGGGCTACGGTCCCTCGGGAGGACTTGGCCTTGTGGTGATCATCCTTCTCGTTCTGGTGTTGATGGGACGCATCTAA
- a CDS encoding response regulator has translation MSLSTRIAAHLPYLRRFSRAITGSQTSGDAYVAAVLEALIADLSLFPSASSDRVSLFKLYCSQFEGIEIELPETDSPFGWEKKAAANLSRIAPDARKAFLLVSVEGFTRTETAEILDISEEETNRLIAKASQDIAQQVVTEILIIEDEPLIAMDIEDMVRSLGHGVAGVARTHSEAVELFHKTKPKMVLADIQLADGSSGIDAVNEILASTTVPVIFITAFPERLLTGEKPEPAFLVTKPFNPDMVKALISQALFFDENAQAGRG, from the coding sequence ATGTCACTTTCCACGCGGATCGCCGCCCACCTCCCCTATCTTCGCCGCTTTTCCCGCGCCATCACCGGCTCGCAGACCTCGGGCGATGCCTATGTCGCCGCCGTGCTCGAGGCGCTGATTGCCGATCTGTCGCTCTTCCCCTCTGCATCCAGCGACCGGGTCAGCCTGTTCAAGCTCTATTGCTCGCAGTTTGAAGGAATCGAGATCGAACTGCCGGAAACGGATTCGCCCTTTGGCTGGGAAAAGAAGGCGGCAGCCAATCTCTCCCGCATCGCGCCGGACGCCCGCAAGGCATTCCTGCTCGTATCTGTGGAAGGCTTCACCCGCACCGAGACCGCCGAAATCCTCGACATTTCGGAAGAGGAAACGAACCGGCTGATCGCAAAGGCTTCGCAGGATATCGCCCAGCAGGTGGTGACCGAGATCCTGATCATCGAGGACGAGCCGCTGATCGCCATGGATATCGAGGATATGGTGCGCAGTCTCGGCCATGGCGTGGCAGGCGTTGCCCGCACCCATAGCGAGGCGGTGGAGCTTTTCCATAAAACCAAGCCGAAAATGGTCCTGGCCGATATTCAGCTCGCCGATGGCAGCTCGGGCATCGATGCCGTCAACGAGATTCTGGCGAGCACGACGGTGCCGGTCATCTTCATCACCGCCTTCCCCGAGCGGCTTCTGACCGGCGAGAAGCCGGAGCCGGCCTTCCTCGTCACCAAGCCCTTCAACCCCGACATGGTAAAGGCGTTGATCAGTCAGGCCCTGTTCTTCGACGAGAACGCCCAGGCCGGACGCGGCTAA
- a CDS encoding NepR family anti-sigma factor, translating to MSDRPAKPARPPATGKGAIPLESQIAETLKAFYTSVEQEPIPDLFLDLLERLDSVEKASKR from the coding sequence ATGAGCGATCGTCCCGCCAAGCCGGCGCGCCCGCCTGCCACCGGGAAGGGGGCCATCCCGCTCGAAAGCCAGATCGCCGAAACGCTGAAGGCGTTCTACACCTCGGTCGAGCAGGAGCCGATCCCCGACCTGTTCCTCGATCTGCTCGAGCGGCTGGACAGCGTCGAAAAGGCCAGCAAGCGTTGA
- a CDS encoding PRC-barrel domain-containing protein, which yields MLKSFLAGTALAAGLSGFAFAQQPAAPAAAPAAQTSTAGTAAEQMLASAVIGKTVYAGGDEEGESIGKVRDVVINPTGGTQALVVGVGGFLGIGEKDVAINFDRVTWSNRDGERILVASVTKTDLLAAPPFEMKPVMDPAVSTGDAAAPAQTGSAPLATPENTEVPLDAAGAGTAATRAAGQTPTVGTTPDMTDPDAALDTAGNGTVPPDDEMKPVDPAMLSTAKLIGTPVKQADDSQIGKVGDVILGENGALEAYVIDVGGFLGLGEKPVAMSARDIQVMADAKGAMTIYSPFTKEQLEKQKAYDEKAYKADPASILLTNPKP from the coding sequence ATGCTCAAGTCCTTTCTCGCCGGCACGGCTCTTGCCGCCGGCCTTTCCGGATTCGCCTTTGCCCAGCAGCCCGCTGCCCCCGCCGCAGCGCCCGCCGCCCAGACGTCGACAGCCGGCACGGCTGCAGAGCAGATGTTGGCATCGGCGGTGATCGGCAAGACTGTCTATGCCGGTGGCGATGAAGAGGGAGAATCGATCGGCAAGGTGCGCGATGTCGTCATCAATCCGACCGGCGGCACGCAGGCGCTCGTCGTCGGCGTCGGCGGGTTTCTCGGCATCGGGGAAAAGGATGTGGCGATCAACTTCGACCGGGTCACCTGGTCCAATCGCGACGGCGAACGCATCCTTGTCGCCTCGGTCACCAAGACCGATCTGCTTGCCGCGCCGCCCTTCGAGATGAAGCCGGTCATGGATCCCGCCGTCAGCACCGGCGATGCCGCGGCACCGGCGCAGACCGGCAGCGCGCCGCTCGCCACGCCCGAAAATACGGAAGTGCCGCTCGATGCTGCAGGAGCCGGCACCGCCGCCACCCGCGCCGCCGGCCAGACGCCGACCGTCGGCACCACGCCGGACATGACCGATCCCGACGCCGCGCTCGACACTGCGGGCAATGGCACGGTGCCGCCGGATGACGAGATGAAGCCGGTCGATCCCGCGATGCTCTCCACCGCCAAGCTGATCGGCACGCCGGTCAAGCAGGCCGACGACAGCCAGATCGGCAAGGTGGGCGACGTGATCCTCGGCGAAAACGGGGCGCTCGAAGCCTATGTCATCGACGTCGGCGGCTTCCTCGGCCTCGGTGAGAAGCCGGTCGCCATGAGCGCGCGCGATATCCAGGTGATGGCCGATGCCAAGGGCGCGATGACGATCTATTCGCCCTTCACCAAGGAGCAGCTGGAGAAGCAGAAAGCCTATGACGAGAAGGCCTACAAGGCCGACCCCGCCTCCATCCTGCTCACCAACCCCAAGCCCTGA
- a CDS encoding AI-2E family transporter, translating into MGSAIPERALFKAKKKGEIPAPPVAEDELNFEPKSGLDLVVAWSIVGTFVIAMSAVVYTLESILMPVTLAIVVGMVLGLAADKLERFGLPPVLGGLTFGVIFVVLIFLLVNELIDPLSNIAADAPALIERGVQRFLPYLERFEWARRAIAGADEKAMADMAIANAGAMLGVVAAGITPAFVQTLIFLAALGLFLLGRTHLRKTIIMGFATHDRRLAAIRVMNATESAVGFYFSTASLIYLTLGTVTALIAFVGGLPGAMLWGLFAFVSSFIPYLGVTAMTLALATGGLMTHDTMFFALLPATLFFLLHLVMENLVTPAILGHRLEINPFLIFVAIIFWTWMWGAVGAMLAMPLSLIAMTIFNEVRTRPPERQLPG; encoded by the coding sequence ATGGGATCGGCCATACCGGAGCGGGCGCTCTTCAAGGCGAAGAAGAAGGGCGAAATTCCTGCTCCGCCCGTCGCAGAGGACGAGCTCAATTTCGAGCCGAAGAGCGGCCTCGATCTCGTCGTTGCCTGGAGCATCGTCGGCACCTTCGTCATCGCCATGTCCGCCGTCGTCTACACCTTGGAATCGATCCTGATGCCGGTGACGCTCGCCATCGTCGTCGGCATGGTGCTCGGCCTCGCCGCCGACAAGCTGGAGCGTTTCGGCCTTCCGCCGGTGCTTGGAGGGTTGACTTTCGGCGTCATCTTCGTCGTGCTCATCTTTCTGCTGGTCAATGAGCTGATCGACCCGCTGTCCAATATCGCCGCCGACGCGCCGGCCCTGATCGAACGCGGGGTGCAGCGCTTTCTGCCCTATCTCGAGCGGTTCGAATGGGCGCGCCGCGCCATTGCCGGGGCGGACGAAAAGGCCATGGCCGACATGGCGATCGCCAATGCCGGCGCCATGCTCGGCGTCGTGGCGGCAGGCATCACGCCAGCCTTCGTCCAGACCCTGATCTTCCTCGCGGCCCTCGGCCTGTTTCTCCTGGGCCGCACCCATCTGCGCAAGACGATCATCATGGGCTTTGCCACCCATGATCGCCGGCTGGCGGCCATTCGGGTCATGAATGCAACGGAGAGCGCGGTCGGCTTCTATTTTTCCACCGCCAGCCTCATCTACCTGACACTGGGGACGGTGACGGCGCTGATCGCCTTCGTAGGCGGGCTGCCGGGCGCCATGCTCTGGGGGCTGTTCGCCTTCGTCTCCAGCTTCATTCCCTATCTGGGCGTGACCGCCATGACTTTGGCGCTCGCCACCGGCGGATTGATGACGCATGACACGATGTTTTTCGCGCTCTTGCCCGCAACGCTGTTCTTCCTGCTGCATCTGGTCATGGAAAACCTGGTGACGCCCGCCATTCTCGGCCACCGGCTGGAGATCAATCCCTTTTTGATCTTCGTCGCCATCATCTTCTGGACATGGATGTGGGGCGCGGTCGGCGCCATGCTCGCCATGCCGCTGTCGCTCATCGCCATGACCATCTTCAACGAGGTCCGCACCCGCCCGCCGGAGCGGCAATTGCCGGGCTGA